The following coding sequences are from one Streptomyces sp. NBC_01232 window:
- the bla gene encoding class A beta-lactamase yields MPTTGASPSRRALLTVGAGAALAASLPVGTARAASSYGEAGGVVAQLRGLEREYGARLGVYARDTATGRTVLHRADELFPMCSVFKTVAAAAVMRDLDHDGTYLAKRIHYTLQDVTEAGGGEITKLPENIAGGLTVAELCSAAIAQSDNAAANLLLRELGGPTAITRFCRSVGDRTTRLDRMEPELNSAEPDRVTDTTSPRAIGRTYARLTLADALSCGHREQLTRWLLSNTTSGERLRAGLPKDWAVADKTGAGSYGTNNNVGIAWPPGRPPVVLAILSTLPEANAPRDNTLIARTAKLLADALA; encoded by the coding sequence ATCCCGACCACGGGCGCATCACCCTCCCGCCGTGCACTGCTGACCGTGGGGGCGGGGGCCGCGCTGGCCGCGTCCCTGCCGGTGGGCACGGCCCGTGCCGCATCGTCGTACGGCGAAGCAGGCGGTGTCGTGGCGCAACTGCGCGGACTGGAGCGCGAGTACGGGGCACGGCTGGGGGTGTACGCACGGGACACCGCCACCGGCAGGACCGTGCTCCACCGGGCGGACGAACTGTTCCCCATGTGCTCGGTGTTCAAGACGGTCGCCGCGGCCGCCGTGATGCGGGACCTCGACCACGACGGCACGTACCTCGCCAAGCGCATCCACTACACCCTCCAGGACGTCACCGAAGCGGGCGGCGGAGAGATCACGAAGCTTCCCGAGAACATCGCGGGTGGCCTGACCGTGGCGGAGCTCTGCTCCGCCGCCATCGCCCAGAGCGACAACGCGGCCGCCAACCTCCTGCTGCGCGAGCTCGGCGGCCCCACCGCGATCACCCGCTTCTGCCGCTCGGTGGGGGACCGTACGACCCGGCTCGACCGCATGGAGCCCGAACTGAACTCGGCCGAGCCGGATCGGGTGACCGACACCACCAGCCCCCGCGCGATCGGGCGGACGTACGCACGGCTCACGCTCGCGGACGCCCTGTCCTGCGGGCACCGGGAGCAGCTGACCCGGTGGCTGCTGTCCAACACCACCAGCGGCGAACGGCTCCGGGCCGGCCTGCCCAAGGACTGGGCCGTCGCGGACAAGACGGGCGCCGGGTCGTACGGGACCAACAACAACGTGGGCATCGCCTGGCCCCCGGGACGCCCGCCCGTGGTCCTGGCCATCCTCAGCACCCTGCCGGAGGCGAACGCACCGCGCGACAACACACTGATCGCCAGGACCGCGAAGCTGCTGGCGGACGCGCTCGCCTGA
- a CDS encoding DUF6891 domain-containing protein: protein MLAITVLTEPGPRHVRPSAGELAALVHRIGREGDRFLVVQTVPDLPDVFVQVWHRTGGDYTLEHRAGSPERHFGTSVDGPEAVIAAMTAWADGRRDGWDAGRVWERVEFPPAQPAPPLELDEEERVLLENRIREVLAGGYTTRARLTELAEDYLVSGDHRPVSRAQAEALADRMWLERVEEQTGWAGETDPERLSRAFAELDAAGITARENFTCCRSCGEAEIGAEGGPDARGFVYFHDQCTDSATAGHGLTLLYGGFDGTSATTAAVGREVVAALTRAGLPTRWDGDPGQSITVTPLTWHRRLVG from the coding sequence ATGCTCGCGATCACGGTCCTGACCGAACCCGGCCCCCGGCACGTACGACCCTCCGCGGGGGAACTCGCCGCGCTGGTCCACCGGATCGGTCGTGAGGGCGACCGGTTCCTCGTCGTCCAAACGGTTCCCGACCTGCCCGATGTCTTCGTCCAGGTGTGGCACCGCACCGGCGGCGACTACACCCTGGAGCACCGCGCCGGCAGCCCGGAGCGGCACTTCGGGACGTCCGTCGACGGACCCGAGGCCGTCATCGCCGCCATGACCGCCTGGGCGGACGGCCGACGGGACGGCTGGGACGCCGGACGGGTCTGGGAACGCGTGGAGTTCCCGCCCGCGCAGCCCGCGCCCCCGCTCGAACTCGACGAGGAGGAGCGGGTGCTGTTGGAGAACCGGATCCGCGAGGTGCTGGCCGGCGGGTACACGACGCGGGCACGGCTCACCGAACTGGCCGAGGACTACCTCGTCTCCGGGGACCACCGGCCCGTCTCCCGCGCCCAGGCCGAGGCGCTCGCCGACCGCATGTGGCTCGAGCGGGTCGAGGAACAGACGGGATGGGCGGGCGAGACCGACCCGGAGCGGCTGTCCCGGGCGTTCGCCGAGCTCGACGCGGCGGGCATCACGGCCCGCGAGAACTTCACCTGCTGCCGCAGCTGCGGGGAGGCCGAGATCGGCGCGGAGGGCGGCCCGGACGCCCGCGGCTTCGTGTACTTCCACGACCAGTGCACGGACTCCGCGACGGCCGGCCACGGCCTGACCCTCCTGTACGGCGGCTTCGACGGGACGTCCGCGACCACCGCCGCGGTGGGCCGCGAGGTCGTCGCCGCCCTGACCCGTGCGGGCCTGCCCACCCGCTGGGACGGCGATCCGGGCCAGTCCATCACCGTCACCCCGCTGACCTGGCACAGACGCCTCGTCGGCTAG
- a CDS encoding family 2B encapsulin nanocompartment shell protein: protein MTVDTSPEAQLEPPRQSSLSTAAARNLASTTKSAPQMQEITSRWLLRMLPWVETKGGTYRVNRRLTYTVGDGTIEFVQDGADVRVIPRELGELALLRGFDDDEVLTAIAHRCVQRDFRAGEVIVERGTAADQIHLIAHGRISQTSVGKYGDDVAVAVLADGDRFGENALLDADATWDYTATAETPGVLLTLSRGDFASVLAAAPQLQAHIDRFSSLPQQRQNRHGEAEIAMSAGHSGEADLPGAFVDYELKPREYELSIAQTVLRIHTRVADLYNGPHNQTEEQLRLTIEALRERQEHELINNRDFGLLHNAAFKQRIQTHSGPPTPDDLDELLCRRRGSKFFLAHPRTIAAIGREFNARGLYPDHVDVGGQQVPAWRGVPILPCNKIPISKENTSSVLVMRTGEDNQGVIGLRQTGLPEEYEPGLSVRFMGISEQAIISYLVTTYFSAAILVPDALGVLENVQIARRRD, encoded by the coding sequence ATGACCGTTGACACCAGCCCGGAAGCGCAGTTGGAGCCGCCGCGGCAGTCCAGCCTGAGCACGGCGGCTGCCCGCAACCTCGCCAGCACCACCAAGTCCGCCCCGCAGATGCAGGAGATCACCTCCCGGTGGCTGCTGCGGATGCTCCCCTGGGTGGAGACCAAGGGCGGCACCTACCGGGTCAACCGCCGGCTGACGTACACCGTGGGTGACGGCACCATCGAGTTCGTCCAGGACGGCGCGGACGTCCGGGTGATCCCGCGCGAGCTCGGCGAACTGGCCCTGCTGCGCGGCTTCGACGACGACGAGGTGCTGACCGCGATCGCGCACCGCTGCGTCCAGCGCGACTTCCGGGCCGGTGAGGTGATCGTCGAGCGCGGTACCGCCGCCGACCAGATCCACCTGATCGCCCACGGCCGGATCAGCCAGACCTCCGTCGGCAAGTACGGTGACGATGTCGCCGTCGCCGTCCTCGCCGACGGCGACCGGTTCGGCGAGAACGCCCTGCTGGACGCCGACGCCACGTGGGACTACACGGCCACCGCCGAGACCCCCGGCGTCCTGCTCACCCTCTCCCGCGGCGACTTCGCCTCCGTGCTCGCCGCGGCGCCGCAACTCCAGGCCCACATCGACCGGTTCAGCTCGCTCCCGCAGCAGCGCCAGAACCGGCACGGCGAGGCCGAGATCGCGATGTCCGCCGGCCACAGCGGTGAGGCGGACCTGCCCGGCGCGTTCGTCGACTACGAGCTCAAGCCGCGCGAGTACGAACTCTCCATCGCGCAGACCGTGCTGCGGATCCACACCAGGGTCGCCGACCTCTACAACGGGCCGCACAACCAGACCGAGGAACAGCTCAGGCTCACCATCGAGGCGCTGCGCGAGCGCCAGGAGCACGAGCTGATCAACAACCGGGACTTCGGCCTGCTCCACAACGCCGCCTTCAAGCAGCGGATCCAGACCCACTCCGGCCCGCCGACCCCGGACGACCTCGACGAGCTGCTCTGCCGTCGCCGCGGCTCCAAGTTCTTCCTCGCCCACCCCCGGACGATCGCCGCGATCGGGCGCGAGTTCAACGCCCGCGGGCTCTACCCGGACCACGTCGACGTCGGCGGGCAGCAGGTGCCGGCCTGGCGCGGGGTCCCGATCCTGCCCTGCAACAAGATCCCGATCAGCAAGGAGAACACCAGCTCGGTGCTCGTCATGCGCACCGGCGAGGACAACCAGGGCGTCATCGGCCTGCGCCAGACCGGTCTGCCCGAGGAGTACGAGCCCGGCCTGTCGGTGCGGTTCATGGGGATCAGCGAGCAGGCGATCATCTCCTACCTGGTCACCACCTACTTCTCCGCCGCGATCCTCGTGCCGGACGCCCTCGGTGTGCTGGAGAACGTGCAGATCGCCCGCAGGCGGGACTAA
- a CDS encoding aspartate/glutamate racemase family protein, translating to MKTIGLLGGMSWESTAEYYRLLNEFTRERLGGLHSARCVLYSVDFAEIEQLQAQGRWDEAGRVLAAAARSLEAAGADLVLLCTNTMHKVADQVQAAVSIPLLHLADATADAVRAQGLQRVGLLGTAFTMEQDFYRGRLAAGGLEVSVPDAGGRSLVHRVIYEELCLGVVREESRTAYREVIAGLVAAGAQGIILGCTEIELLVSAEDSPVPVFPTARIHAAAAVDAALGRGVR from the coding sequence ATGAAGACGATCGGCCTGCTCGGCGGGATGAGCTGGGAGTCGACGGCCGAGTACTACCGGCTGCTCAACGAGTTCACCCGCGAGCGGCTCGGCGGACTGCACTCGGCGCGCTGCGTGCTGTATTCCGTGGACTTCGCGGAGATCGAACAGCTCCAGGCGCAGGGCCGCTGGGACGAGGCGGGCCGGGTGCTGGCGGCGGCCGCCCGGTCGTTGGAGGCCGCGGGCGCGGACCTCGTACTCCTGTGCACGAACACGATGCACAAGGTTGCCGACCAGGTGCAGGCGGCGGTCTCCATTCCTTTGCTGCACCTGGCCGACGCCACCGCGGACGCGGTGCGGGCGCAAGGCCTGCAGCGGGTCGGTCTGCTGGGCACGGCGTTCACGATGGAGCAGGACTTCTACCGGGGGCGCCTCGCGGCGGGTGGACTGGAGGTGTCCGTGCCGGATGCCGGCGGACGGTCCCTGGTGCACCGGGTGATCTACGAGGAGCTGTGCCTCGGTGTCGTGCGGGAGGAATCCAGGACCGCGTACCGGGAAGTCATCGCGGGCCTCGTGGCGGCCGGCGCCCAGGGGATCATCCTCGGCTGCACCGAGATCGAACTGCTGGTGAGCGCCGAGGACAGCCCGGTGCCCGTCTTCCCCACGGCACGGATCCACGCGGCGGCGGCCGTAGACGCCGCGCTGGGCCGGGGCGTGCGGTGA
- a CDS encoding family 2 encapsulin nanocompartment cargo protein terpene cyclase: MPDPGPSPLQSSLPAAVASFGAHVLANTLAAGVEPPSGTGPARPAPPAPPALPAGPPALTPAPAPVPVLDEGAAAAAAPQPSPALARILRGPSGLGTASLHWGRSEEPAAPSATGTPGAPTPAAGRPIPGLYHHPVPEPDPARVEELSRRIKAWAMDEVALYPEDWEDQFDGFSVGRYMVACHPDAPSVEHLMLATRLMVAENAVDDCYCEDHGGSPDGLGGRLLLAHTALDPLHTTKEYAPQWEASLLSDAPRRAYRSAMEYFLQATTPSQADRYRHDMARLHMGYLAEGAWAQTEYVPEVWEYLAMRQFNNFRPCPTITDSVGGYELPADLHAQPAMQRVIALAGNATTIVNDLYSYTKELASPGRHLNLPVVIAEREGCSDQDAYLKAVEVHNDLMRDFEAAAAELAVTCPVPTVQRFLRGVAVWVDGNHYWHQTNTYRYSLPDFW, translated from the coding sequence ATGCCCGATCCTGGGCCTTCCCCTCTGCAGTCGAGCCTGCCCGCCGCCGTGGCCTCCTTCGGGGCCCACGTTCTCGCCAACACCCTCGCCGCCGGCGTCGAACCCCCGTCCGGCACCGGGCCCGCCCGTCCTGCGCCGCCCGCCCCGCCCGCTCTTCCCGCGGGGCCGCCCGCACTGACCCCCGCGCCCGCACCCGTACCCGTACTCGACGAGGGTGCGGCCGCGGCCGCCGCGCCGCAGCCGAGCCCCGCCCTGGCGCGGATCCTGCGCGGACCCAGTGGACTGGGCACGGCGAGCCTGCACTGGGGCCGGAGCGAGGAGCCCGCGGCGCCCTCGGCCACCGGGACACCGGGTGCGCCCACGCCGGCGGCCGGCCGTCCGATCCCGGGCCTCTACCACCACCCGGTGCCGGAGCCCGATCCGGCGCGGGTGGAAGAGCTCAGCCGCAGGATCAAGGCCTGGGCCATGGACGAGGTCGCGTTGTACCCGGAGGACTGGGAGGACCAGTTCGACGGCTTCTCCGTCGGGCGCTACATGGTCGCCTGCCATCCGGACGCACCCAGCGTCGAGCACCTGATGCTCGCCACCCGGCTGATGGTCGCCGAGAACGCGGTCGACGACTGCTACTGCGAGGACCACGGCGGTTCGCCCGACGGCCTCGGCGGACGCCTGCTGCTGGCCCACACGGCCCTCGACCCGCTCCACACGACGAAGGAGTACGCGCCGCAGTGGGAGGCGTCGCTGCTCTCGGACGCGCCACGGCGCGCCTACCGCTCCGCCATGGAGTACTTCCTCCAGGCGACCACTCCCTCGCAGGCCGACCGGTACCGGCACGACATGGCCCGCCTGCACATGGGCTACCTCGCCGAAGGGGCCTGGGCGCAGACGGAGTACGTCCCGGAGGTGTGGGAGTACCTGGCGATGCGGCAGTTCAACAACTTCCGCCCCTGCCCCACCATCACCGACTCGGTCGGCGGCTACGAACTGCCGGCGGACCTCCACGCGCAGCCCGCCATGCAACGGGTGATCGCGCTCGCCGGCAACGCCACCACCATCGTCAATGACCTGTACTCCTACACCAAGGAACTGGCCAGTCCTGGACGCCACTTGAACCTGCCGGTAGTCATCGCCGAACGCGAGGGCTGCTCCGACCAGGACGCCTATCTGAAAGCCGTCGAGGTCCACAACGACCTCATGCGCGACTTCGAGGCCGCGGCCGCCGAGCTGGCCGTCACCTGCCCCGTTCCGACCGTGCAGCGCTTTCTGCGGGGAGTGGCCGTATGGGTCGACGGCAACCACTACTGGCACCAGACCAACACGTATCGCTACAGCCTGCCCGATTTCTGGTAA
- a CDS encoding geranyl diphosphate 2-C-methyltransferase gives MTSTDLTAATGTSSVFIPSPVTPYQGDIARYWDHEARPVNLRLGDVDGLYHHHYGIGDIDHEALGDTADSAYEKKLIAELHRLESAQAELLLQHLGPIGRDDTLVDAGCGRGGSMVMAHQRFGCKVEGVTLSAKQAEFANRRAQELGIEDHVRARVCNMLGTPFETGQAAGSWNNESSMYVDLHDLFAEHSRVLAVGGRYVTITGCWNPRYGQPSKWVSQINAHFECNIHSRREYLRAMADNRLVPQAVIDLTPETLPYWELRATSSLVTGIEEAFIESYKDGSFQYVLIAADRV, from the coding sequence ATGACTAGCACCGATCTCACCGCCGCCACCGGTACCTCCTCCGTGTTCATCCCCAGCCCGGTGACTCCCTACCAGGGGGACATCGCCCGTTACTGGGACCACGAGGCAAGGCCCGTGAACCTCCGCCTCGGCGACGTCGACGGCCTTTACCACCACCACTACGGCATCGGCGACATCGACCACGAGGCCCTCGGCGACACCGCGGACAGCGCATACGAGAAGAAGCTGATCGCCGAGCTGCACCGCCTGGAGTCGGCGCAGGCCGAACTCCTCCTCCAGCACCTCGGCCCCATCGGGCGCGACGACACCCTCGTCGACGCCGGCTGCGGCCGCGGCGGCTCGATGGTCATGGCCCACCAGCGCTTCGGATGCAAGGTCGAGGGCGTCACCCTGTCGGCCAAGCAGGCCGAGTTCGCCAACCGGCGCGCCCAGGAACTCGGCATCGAGGACCACGTCCGGGCCCGCGTCTGCAACATGCTCGGCACGCCGTTCGAGACCGGACAGGCCGCGGGCTCGTGGAACAACGAGTCGAGCATGTACGTCGACCTGCACGACCTCTTCGCGGAGCACTCCCGCGTCCTCGCCGTCGGCGGCCGGTACGTGACCATCACCGGCTGCTGGAACCCGCGTTACGGCCAGCCCTCGAAGTGGGTCTCGCAGATCAACGCGCACTTCGAGTGCAACATCCACTCCCGCCGCGAGTACCTGCGCGCGATGGCCGACAACCGTCTCGTCCCGCAGGCCGTCATCGACCTGACCCCCGAGACCTTGCCCTACTGGGAGCTGCGGGCCACGTCCTCCCTGGTCACCGGCATCGAGGAGGCGTTCATCGAGTCGTACAAGGACGGCTCCTTCCAGTACGTCCTGATCGCCGCCGACCGCGTCTGA
- a CDS encoding acyl-CoA dehydrogenase family protein, with amino-acid sequence MADALLFNPHTYDPAHFDPETRRLLRATVDWFESRGKRRLIEDYRSRAWLADFLAFSAKEGLFATFLTPASAAGEGEPDKRWDTARIAALNEIFGFYGLDYWYAWQVTILGLGPVWQSDNADARARAAELLAGGEVFAFGLSEKTHGADIYSTDMLLQPSIDGDGGFRASGSKYYIGNGNAAGLVSVFGRRTDIEGPDGYVFFAADSRHPAYKLVKNVVDSSKYVSEFRLDDYPVRAEDVLHTGRAAFDAALNTVNVGKFNLCTASIGICEHAMYEAVTHAHNRVLYGRPVTAFPHVRRELADAYVRLVGMKLFSDRAVDYFRAAGPDDRRYLLFNPMTKMKVTTEGEKVIDLMWDVIAAKGFEKDNYFAQAAIEIRGLPKLEGTVHVNLALILKFMRNHLLDPAEYPAVPTRLDAADDAFLFQQGPARGLGSVRFHDWRTAYEAYTGVPNVARFREQADALCAFVATVAPDEEQSRDLDFLLSVGQLFALVVYGQLILEQARLTDLDESVLDELFSVLVRDFSGHAVELYGKDSATAPQQEWALGAVRRPVVDEARAARVWARVEALSGTYEMAP; translated from the coding sequence ATGGCAGACGCCCTGCTCTTCAACCCGCACACCTACGACCCGGCGCACTTCGACCCCGAGACCCGCAGGCTGCTGCGCGCCACGGTCGACTGGTTCGAGAGCCGCGGCAAGCGCCGGCTGATCGAGGACTACCGCTCCCGCGCCTGGCTGGCGGACTTCCTCGCCTTCTCCGCGAAGGAGGGGCTCTTCGCGACCTTCCTGACCCCGGCCTCGGCCGCCGGTGAGGGGGAGCCGGACAAGCGCTGGGACACCGCACGGATCGCGGCCCTGAACGAGATCTTCGGTTTCTACGGGCTCGACTACTGGTACGCGTGGCAGGTCACCATCCTCGGCCTCGGTCCGGTCTGGCAGAGCGACAACGCCGACGCCCGCGCCCGCGCCGCGGAACTCCTCGCCGGGGGCGAGGTGTTCGCCTTCGGTCTGTCCGAGAAGACCCACGGCGCCGACATCTACTCCACCGACATGCTGCTGCAGCCGTCCATCGACGGGGACGGCGGTTTCCGCGCGAGCGGCTCCAAGTACTACATCGGCAACGGCAACGCCGCCGGCCTCGTCTCCGTCTTCGGCCGCCGCACCGACATCGAGGGCCCCGACGGCTACGTCTTCTTCGCCGCCGACAGCCGCCACCCGGCGTACAAGCTCGTCAAGAACGTCGTCGACTCCTCCAAGTACGTCAGCGAATTCCGCCTCGATGACTACCCGGTCCGCGCCGAGGACGTCCTGCACACCGGCCGGGCCGCCTTCGACGCCGCCCTGAACACCGTCAACGTGGGCAAGTTCAACCTCTGCACCGCCTCGATCGGCATCTGCGAGCACGCGATGTACGAGGCCGTCACCCACGCGCACAACCGCGTCCTGTACGGGCGGCCCGTCACCGCCTTCCCGCACGTGCGCCGGGAGCTGGCCGACGCGTACGTCCGCCTGGTCGGCATGAAGCTGTTCAGCGACCGCGCCGTCGACTACTTCCGCGCCGCGGGCCCGGACGACCGCCGGTACCTGCTCTTCAACCCGATGACGAAGATGAAGGTGACCACGGAGGGCGAGAAGGTCATCGACCTGATGTGGGACGTCATCGCCGCCAAGGGCTTCGAGAAGGACAACTACTTCGCGCAGGCGGCCATCGAGATCCGTGGACTGCCCAAGCTGGAGGGCACGGTCCACGTCAACCTCGCCCTGATCCTCAAGTTCATGCGCAACCACCTGCTGGACCCGGCCGAGTACCCGGCCGTGCCGACCCGCCTCGACGCGGCCGACGACGCCTTCCTGTTCCAGCAGGGTCCGGCCCGGGGCCTGGGCTCCGTACGCTTCCACGACTGGCGCACCGCCTACGAGGCGTACACCGGGGTGCCGAACGTGGCCCGGTTCCGCGAGCAGGCCGACGCCCTCTGCGCGTTCGTGGCCACGGTCGCCCCGGACGAGGAGCAGAGCCGCGACCTCGACTTCCTCCTCTCCGTGGGCCAGCTGTTCGCGCTGGTCGTGTACGGCCAGCTGATCCTGGAGCAGGCCCGCCTGACGGACCTGGACGAGTCGGTGCTCGACGAGCTGTTCTCCGTCCTCGTACGCGACTTCTCCGGCCACGCCGTCGAGCTGTACGGCAAGGACTCGGCCACCGCGCCCCAGCAGGAGTGGGCGCTCGGCGCGGTCCGCCGCCCGGTCGTCGACGAGGCCCGCGCGGCGCGCGTCTGGGCCCGGGTCGAGGCCCTGTCCGGCACGTACGAGATGGCCCCGTAG
- a CDS encoding putative immunity protein: protein MILPKVRDPRFVTIRRGGTLTDPDHHLLALWAAACAEHVLELFESARPDDPRPRQAIEHARAWVRGEVKMMEARAAGGHAMGAARDLRGAARHAAYAAGQAAVVAHVAAHELGAAAYAIKAARAAAPKAESETAGRLECQWQRTQLPTAIRELVLDDQRLRNDICWSVFDC from the coding sequence ATGATCCTCCCGAAGGTCAGGGACCCCCGCTTCGTGACGATCCGCCGCGGTGGGACCCTCACCGATCCGGATCACCATCTCCTCGCCCTGTGGGCGGCAGCGTGCGCGGAGCACGTCCTCGAACTCTTCGAGTCGGCAAGGCCCGATGACCCACGGCCGCGTCAGGCGATCGAGCACGCCCGTGCCTGGGTGCGTGGCGAGGTCAAGATGATGGAGGCCCGCGCGGCAGGCGGCCATGCGATGGGCGCGGCCCGTGACCTGCGTGGCGCAGCACGGCATGCCGCCTACGCCGCCGGCCAGGCCGCAGTCGTCGCACACGTCGCAGCGCACGAACTCGGCGCGGCCGCCTATGCGATCAAGGCCGCACGCGCTGCCGCACCGAAGGCCGAGAGCGAGACGGCAGGGCGACTCGAGTGCCAGTGGCAGCGCACGCAGCTCCCCACGGCGATTCGCGAGCTGGTACTGGACGACCAGCGGTTGCGCAACGACATCTGCTGGTCGGTGTTCGACTGCTGA
- a CDS encoding GNAT family N-acetyltransferase: MPEPDAGHLECDDAPSPARCAPVLAAAFVREPAMAWISGGSDPVRQAWFGATLRTHATLRGGRRHLLADRQGQPVAAALLTPPSAVPSGAARAAWAARTLAGCGPRALVRTLRYLHRTEAEVPPGAWTLEFIGVEPESVGRGAGGRLLGHVIAETSAPGGIFLTTADEANVRLYRRFGFTTLRRLQVGPLEVTAMWRPNTRP, encoded by the coding sequence ATGCCTGAGCCCGACGCCGGACACCTGGAGTGCGACGACGCACCGTCGCCCGCGCGATGCGCGCCCGTGCTCGCCGCCGCCTTCGTCCGCGAACCCGCCATGGCGTGGATCTCGGGCGGATCGGATCCCGTACGGCAGGCGTGGTTCGGCGCCACGCTGCGCACGCACGCCACGCTCCGCGGCGGTCGCCGCCACCTGCTGGCCGACCGGCAGGGGCAGCCTGTCGCCGCGGCCCTCCTGACCCCGCCGTCCGCCGTGCCCTCGGGTGCGGCCCGGGCGGCCTGGGCGGCCCGCACCCTGGCCGGCTGCGGGCCGCGCGCCCTGGTGCGGACGCTGCGCTACCTGCACCGCACCGAGGCCGAAGTCCCGCCCGGAGCCTGGACCCTTGAGTTCATCGGTGTGGAACCGGAGTCGGTGGGACGGGGTGCCGGAGGGCGGCTCCTCGGTCACGTGATCGCCGAGACCTCCGCGCCCGGCGGCATCTTCCTCACCACCGCCGACGAGGCGAACGTCCGGCTCTACCGCCGCTTCGGCTTCACCACGCTGCGGCGCCTGCAGGTCGGCCCGCTGGAAGTGACCGCGATGTGGCGGCCGAACACCCGCCCGTAG
- a CDS encoding TetR/AcrR family transcriptional regulator, whose product MTPLPRFHRLPAERQEAILGVARAHFAEHGPESASYNKIIEAAGFSKTAAYQYFDGREDLLAAVLDDVLDRLLGVLGPWTPARDEAEFWVRLEAGTRALVAHLQDHPDDLSLADAAVGRARGGAWLGWFQAVVEDGQRLGFIRTDVDRALLAGATAAVMRAADEWALSALRAAHPTTTQLTTHPATTYPTTTQPPAAEPGSEQVWSLLRGLWSGGTDGGLGRAH is encoded by the coding sequence ATGACTCCGCTCCCTCGATTCCATCGACTGCCGGCCGAGCGACAGGAGGCGATCCTGGGCGTCGCCCGCGCGCATTTCGCCGAGCACGGACCCGAATCCGCCTCCTACAACAAGATCATTGAGGCGGCCGGCTTCTCGAAGACCGCCGCCTACCAGTACTTCGACGGCCGCGAGGACCTGCTCGCCGCCGTGCTCGACGACGTACTGGACCGCCTCCTCGGTGTCCTCGGGCCGTGGACCCCGGCCCGCGACGAGGCGGAGTTCTGGGTACGGCTGGAAGCGGGAACGCGCGCCCTCGTCGCTCATCTGCAGGACCATCCGGATGATCTCTCCCTCGCCGACGCCGCCGTCGGCCGGGCCCGGGGCGGTGCCTGGCTCGGCTGGTTCCAGGCCGTGGTCGAGGACGGGCAGCGGCTCGGGTTCATCCGGACGGACGTGGACCGGGCGCTGCTGGCCGGTGCCACCGCGGCTGTCATGCGGGCGGCCGACGAATGGGCGCTGAGCGCACTGCGCGCGGCGCACCCGACGACGACGCAGCTGACGACGCACCCGGCAACGACGTACCCCACCACGACGCAGCCGCCGGCCGCCGAGCCCGGGAGCGAACAGGTGTGGAGCCTGCTGCGCGGGCTGTGGAGCGGTGGAACGGACGGAGGGCTCGGGCGTGCGCACTGA